From one Nocardioides sp. Kera G14 genomic stretch:
- the hemL gene encoding glutamate-1-semialdehyde 2,1-aminomutase yields MPDIDSSIDTGSAPASEALFARAQAVTPGGVNSPVRAFNAVGGTPRFIASAEGAWLTDVDGNRYVDLICSWGPMLLGHRHPEVEAAVTAAIQRGTSYGTPTTPEVELAEEIVGRTPVDEVRFVSSGTEATMSAIRLARGFTGRDVIIKFAGCYHGHVDSLLASAGSGLVTFAVPGTPGVPASSTELTLVLPYNDTTALEAAFAEHGPRIAAVITEAGPGNMGVVPPAPGFNQLISTLCAKHGALFISDEVMTGFRATRDGHWGLDGKVEGWRPDLITFGKVMGGGFPAAAFGGRADVMRTLSPVGPVYQAGTLSGNPVATTAGLTTLRLATEEVYGHIARAADVVKQAASGALDAAGVAHQVQSTGTMFSIFLTEAPVTNFDEAKTTDETAYKAFFHSMLADGVYLPPSAYEVWFLSAAHDDEALDHIVNALPKAARAAAAVQR; encoded by the coding sequence GTGCCTGACATCGACAGCTCGATCGACACCGGGTCCGCACCTGCCTCGGAGGCGCTCTTCGCGCGGGCCCAGGCGGTCACACCTGGCGGGGTGAACTCGCCGGTCCGTGCCTTCAACGCCGTGGGCGGGACGCCGCGCTTCATCGCGTCGGCGGAGGGTGCCTGGCTCACCGACGTCGACGGCAACCGGTACGTCGACCTCATCTGCTCCTGGGGGCCGATGCTCCTCGGCCACCGGCACCCGGAGGTCGAGGCCGCGGTCACGGCGGCGATCCAGCGGGGGACGTCGTACGGCACGCCCACGACCCCCGAGGTCGAGCTCGCGGAGGAGATCGTCGGGCGCACGCCCGTCGACGAGGTCCGCTTCGTGTCGTCCGGCACCGAGGCGACGATGTCGGCGATCCGTCTCGCCCGCGGCTTCACCGGCCGTGACGTGATCATCAAGTTCGCCGGCTGCTACCACGGGCACGTCGACTCGCTGCTGGCCTCTGCCGGCTCGGGCCTGGTGACCTTCGCGGTGCCTGGGACTCCGGGCGTCCCGGCGTCGTCCACCGAGCTCACACTGGTGCTGCCGTACAACGACACCACCGCTCTCGAGGCGGCCTTCGCCGAGCACGGCCCGCGGATCGCGGCCGTGATCACCGAGGCCGGCCCCGGCAACATGGGCGTCGTCCCACCGGCGCCCGGCTTCAACCAGCTGATCTCGACCCTCTGCGCGAAGCACGGCGCGCTCTTCATCTCCGACGAGGTGATGACCGGCTTCCGGGCGACTCGCGACGGGCACTGGGGCCTCGACGGCAAGGTCGAGGGCTGGCGCCCCGACCTGATCACCTTCGGCAAGGTGATGGGCGGCGGCTTCCCGGCCGCGGCGTTCGGCGGCCGCGCCGACGTGATGCGGACGCTCTCGCCGGTCGGTCCGGTCTACCAGGCCGGCACGTTGAGCGGGAACCCGGTCGCGACGACCGCCGGACTCACGACGCTACGCCTCGCGACCGAGGAGGTCTACGGCCACATCGCGCGTGCCGCAGACGTCGTGAAGCAGGCCGCCTCCGGCGCACTCGATGCGGCCGGTGTGGCCCATCAGGTCCAGAGCACCGGCACGATGTTCTCGATCTTCCTCACCGAGGCTCCGGTGACGAACTTCGACGAGGCGAAGACGACAGACGAGACGGCGTACAAGGCCTTCTTCCATTCGATGCTGGCGGATGGGGTCTACCTGCCGCCGAGCGCCTACGAGGTGTGGTTCCTCAGCGCCGCGCACGACGACGAGGCGCTCGACCACATCGTCAACGCGCTGCCCAAGGCAGCCCGCGCAGCCGCGGCGGTGCAGCGATGA
- a CDS encoding glutamyl-tRNA reductase: MSVLVVGISHNTAPVSLLEKVSLDGDGVVKLINEITGTEHVTEATVISTCNRLEIYTEVDRFHGSVEGLSRLLVERADESVEALLPHLYVHYDDGAVTHLFRVAAGLDSMAVGEGQILGQAREALRLGQELGTVGPALNTLFQQALRVGKRTRAETDIDSAAPTLVTAALSQAAPDGVEGKRVVVVGAGAMAGLATATVSRLGATDLTVVNRTFASAVRLASEYGGVARGLDELAASIADADVVITCAGARGYLLGLETLVERPVSRPLALIDLALPRDVDPAVASLPGVTLVGLEELAESLHGTEAAGEVAAVRNIVSQEVQAFLAARRQASVTPTVVALRSMATQVVDAEVERLDHVVPDLDPRVRAEVLKTVRRVADKLLHEPTVRVRELANEGAITYERALAELFALDAGAVAAVTSSVVTSVVDGAETSGATDQ, from the coding sequence ATGAGTGTTCTCGTCGTCGGTATCAGTCACAACACCGCACCGGTGAGCCTGCTGGAGAAGGTCAGCCTGGACGGTGACGGCGTCGTCAAGCTGATCAACGAGATCACCGGCACCGAGCACGTCACTGAGGCGACGGTCATCTCGACGTGCAACCGGCTCGAGATCTACACCGAGGTCGACCGCTTCCACGGCTCCGTCGAGGGCCTCTCCCGCCTCCTCGTCGAGCGTGCCGACGAGTCCGTCGAGGCCCTGCTCCCGCACCTCTACGTCCACTACGACGACGGTGCGGTCACCCACCTCTTCCGCGTCGCGGCCGGCCTCGACTCGATGGCCGTCGGCGAGGGCCAGATCCTCGGCCAGGCCCGCGAGGCGCTCCGCTTGGGCCAGGAGCTCGGCACCGTCGGCCCGGCCCTCAACACGCTCTTCCAGCAGGCCCTCCGGGTCGGCAAGCGCACTCGCGCCGAGACCGACATCGACAGCGCCGCCCCGACGCTCGTCACCGCTGCGCTCTCGCAGGCCGCCCCGGACGGCGTCGAGGGCAAGCGGGTCGTCGTCGTGGGTGCGGGAGCGATGGCCGGGCTCGCGACCGCCACCGTCAGCCGACTGGGCGCCACCGACCTCACGGTCGTCAACCGCACCTTCGCCAGCGCCGTGCGCCTCGCTAGCGAGTACGGCGGGGTGGCGCGCGGTCTCGACGAGCTCGCCGCGTCGATCGCCGACGCGGACGTCGTCATCACCTGCGCCGGCGCGCGGGGCTACCTGCTCGGTCTCGAGACGCTCGTCGAGCGCCCCGTCAGCCGGCCGCTCGCCCTGATCGACCTCGCCCTGCCGCGCGACGTGGACCCCGCCGTGGCGTCGCTCCCCGGTGTGACACTCGTCGGCCTGGAGGAGCTCGCTGAGAGCCTCCACGGCACCGAGGCCGCCGGAGAGGTCGCCGCCGTCCGGAACATCGTCAGCCAGGAGGTGCAGGCCTTCCTCGCCGCGCGCCGTCAGGCCTCTGTCACCCCGACCGTCGTCGCGCTCCGATCGATGGCGACGCAGGTCGTCGACGCCGAGGTCGAGCGTCTCGACCACGTGGTCCCCGATCTCGACCCGCGCGTGCGCGCCGAGGTGCTCAAGACCGTCCGCCGTGTCGCCGACAAGCTCCTCCACGAGCCGACCGTGCGTGTGCGTGAGCTCGCCAACGAGGGTGCGATCACCTACGAGCGTGCGCTCGCCGAGCTCTTCGCCCTCGACGCCGGCGCGGTGGCCGCCGTCACCAGCTCCGTCGTGACCTCGGTGGTCGACGGCGCGGAGACCTCGGGAGCCACTGACCAGTGA
- the hemC gene encoding hydroxymethylbilane synthase, producing the protein MTRQTVRLGTRRSLLARTQSGQVADMIRDQLGLEVELVEIVTEGDRSQAAGTPVTSATPTGIYVSALRDALLAGEVDVAVHSLKDLPTYAAEGIDLIAIPVREDPRDVIVARDGLTLGELPAGSKVGTGSPRRVAQLAALGLSLELTGVRGNIDTRIGKVRSGEFDAVVLARAGLSRIGRLDEVTEMLDPLQMLPAPGQGALGIECRADDELGQTLRALDHGPTRAAVTAERALLATLEGGCAAPIGTLADVVEGEDGDELWVRAVVLSPDGAVAIRRSASGSPADAAGVGTRLAEEMLSEGAGTLAGDES; encoded by the coding sequence GTGACTCGACAGACGGTGCGACTCGGCACCCGCCGCTCGCTCCTCGCCAGGACCCAGTCCGGCCAGGTGGCCGACATGATCCGCGATCAGCTCGGCCTCGAGGTCGAGCTCGTCGAGATCGTCACCGAGGGCGATCGCAGCCAGGCGGCCGGCACGCCCGTGACCAGCGCGACCCCGACCGGCATCTATGTCAGCGCCCTGCGCGACGCACTCCTGGCCGGCGAGGTGGACGTCGCCGTCCACTCACTCAAGGACCTCCCGACGTACGCCGCCGAGGGCATCGATCTCATCGCCATCCCTGTCCGCGAGGACCCGAGGGACGTCATCGTGGCCCGTGACGGGCTCACGCTGGGCGAGCTTCCGGCGGGTTCGAAGGTCGGCACGGGGTCCCCGCGACGGGTCGCCCAGCTGGCCGCACTCGGCTTGAGTTTGGAACTGACCGGCGTGCGTGGAAACATCGACACCCGGATCGGCAAAGTTCGGTCCGGAGAGTTCGACGCAGTCGTACTCGCCCGTGCCGGCCTCAGTCGGATCGGCCGCCTCGACGAGGTGACCGAGATGCTGGACCCGCTGCAGATGCTCCCCGCCCCCGGGCAGGGTGCACTCGGCATCGAGTGCCGTGCGGACGATGAGCTGGGCCAGACCCTGCGGGCCTTGGACCATGGTCCGACCCGCGCCGCTGTGACGGCGGAGCGGGCGTTGCTCGCCACGCTTGAAGGTGGTTGTGCAGCACCGATCGGCACCCTCGCCGACGTTGTCGAGGGTGAGGACGGAGATGAGTTGTGGGTGCGAGCCGTGGTGCTCTCACCCGATGGGGCGGTCGCGATCCGGCGATCGGCAAGTGGCAGCCCCGCCGATGCCGCCGGCGTCGGGACTCGATTGGCAGAGGAGATGCTCAGCGAGGGTGCAGGCACCCTGGCGGGCGACGAGAGCTAG
- a CDS encoding uroporphyrinogen-III synthase — translation MSWVSFVGSGPGDPELLTVRAADLIRQADVVITEAPEHEALVAALRGPTAAAVEFVDGGFGEDGQPLTHAARAKVVVKQAKRRLRVVRLMTGDPFVYASGPEEAAAVAKAGLGFEIVPGVSSVAAVPAYAGIPLTTKDHREVAVVTCGDSKIDWSQYADDRTLVLLSGVGLIGDIAKALIAAGRSAETPVAMTRVGTTTEQQTVTSDLAHIAADARAARMAPPAVIVVGKVVSLRETLSWFETKPLFGWRVLVPRTKEQAPALSTRLRSAGAVPEEVPTISVEPPRNPQQMDKAIRGLVEGRYEWVAFTSVNAVRAVREKFDEYGLDARAFSGLKIAAVGDKTASALLEMGLRPDLVPAASDQSAAGLLEVWPEFDADLDPINRVFLPRADIATENLIAGLTELGWECDDVTAYRTVRAAPPPAPTRDAIKTGKFDAVVFTSSSTVRNLVGIAGKPHPSTVIAVIGPATAKTAEEHGLRVDVLAQEPSIEALADALADFGSSRRAGLLEAGQPVTKPSDRKPAARRRATSS, via the coding sequence ATGAGTTGGGTGTCGTTCGTCGGCAGTGGTCCGGGAGACCCGGAGCTGTTGACCGTCCGCGCTGCTGACCTGATCCGTCAGGCCGATGTGGTGATCACCGAGGCGCCGGAGCACGAGGCCCTCGTGGCCGCGCTGCGCGGTCCGACGGCTGCGGCCGTCGAGTTCGTCGACGGCGGATTCGGCGAGGATGGGCAGCCGCTCACCCACGCCGCCCGCGCCAAGGTCGTCGTCAAGCAGGCCAAGCGCCGGCTGCGCGTCGTGCGCCTCATGACCGGTGACCCGTTCGTCTACGCGTCGGGCCCCGAGGAGGCGGCCGCCGTCGCCAAGGCGGGCCTGGGCTTCGAGATCGTGCCGGGCGTCTCGTCCGTCGCCGCGGTCCCTGCGTACGCCGGCATCCCGCTCACCACGAAGGACCACCGTGAGGTCGCCGTCGTCACCTGTGGCGACAGCAAGATCGACTGGAGCCAGTACGCCGACGACCGCACCCTGGTGTTGCTGTCCGGCGTCGGCCTGATCGGTGACATCGCCAAGGCGTTGATCGCCGCCGGTCGCTCCGCCGAGACGCCGGTCGCCATGACCCGCGTCGGCACCACGACCGAGCAGCAGACCGTCACCTCCGACCTCGCGCACATCGCCGCCGACGCCCGCGCGGCCCGGATGGCTCCTCCCGCCGTCATCGTGGTCGGCAAGGTCGTGTCGCTGCGCGAGACGCTCTCCTGGTTCGAGACCAAGCCGCTCTTCGGCTGGCGTGTCCTCGTGCCGCGCACGAAGGAGCAGGCGCCCGCCCTGTCCACCCGCCTGCGCTCGGCCGGCGCGGTGCCCGAGGAGGTCCCCACGATCTCCGTCGAGCCGCCGCGCAACCCGCAGCAGATGGACAAGGCCATCCGCGGCCTCGTCGAGGGCCGCTACGAGTGGGTGGCCTTCACCTCCGTCAACGCGGTGCGCGCCGTGCGCGAGAAGTTCGACGAGTACGGCTTGGACGCCCGTGCCTTCTCGGGTCTCAAGATCGCCGCCGTCGGCGACAAGACCGCATCCGCACTGCTCGAGATGGGCCTGCGCCCCGACCTGGTGCCCGCCGCCTCCGACCAGTCCGCGGCCGGTCTGCTCGAGGTGTGGCCCGAGTTCGACGCGGACCTCGACCCGATCAACCGCGTCTTCCTGCCGCGTGCGGACATCGCCACCGAGAACCTCATCGCCGGCCTCACCGAGCTCGGCTGGGAGTGTGACGACGTCACCGCCTACCGCACCGTCCGGGCCGCCCCGCCGCCCGCGCCGACGCGCGACGCGATCAAGACCGGCAAGTTCGACGCCGTCGTCTTCACGTCCTCCTCCACCGTCCGCAACCTCGTCGGCATCGCCGGCAAGCCACACCCGTCGACGGTGATCGCCGTCATCGGGCCGGCCACGGCCAAGACCGCCGAGGAGCACGGACTGCGGGTCGACGTACTGGCGCAGGAGCCGTCGATCGAGGCACTTGCCGACGCACTGGCGGACTTCGGGTCGTCACGTCGTGCCGGGCTCCTCGAGGCCGGCCAGCCGGTGACGAAGCCCAGCGACCGCAAGCCGGCCGCCCGTCGTCGCGCGACCAGCAGCTGA
- a CDS encoding glutaredoxin family protein — translation MSEPRVTLYTRPGCHLCDEARSVVEAVCAELGEEYAELDVDGDGFDPALRERFTDEVPVTYVDGRQHDFWRVDPARLRAALTS, via the coding sequence GTGTCCGAACCGCGCGTCACGCTCTACACCCGCCCCGGCTGCCACCTCTGCGACGAGGCGAGGTCTGTCGTCGAAGCGGTCTGTGCCGAGCTCGGTGAGGAGTACGCCGAACTCGACGTCGACGGCGACGGCTTCGACCCGGCCCTGCGGGAGCGCTTCACCGACGAGGTCCCCGTCACGTACGTCGACGGCCGACAGCACGACTTCTGGCGGGTCGACCCCGCTCGTCTCCGGGCCGCGCTCACCTCCTGA
- a CDS encoding redox-sensing transcriptional repressor Rex, which translates to MTKATTADARDIPEATVARLPVYLRALNALADSDVRSCSSEELATAAGVNSAKLRKDLSYLGSYGTRGVGYDVDYLRYQIAREIGVEQDWPVVIVGIGNLGQALANFSGFRSRGFRIVALLDADPTLQDKEVGGVPVLPFTDLDTIAAEHNVAIGVISVPAHAAQDVADRMVAAGISSILNFAPTVLSVPPGVDVRKVDLSIELQILAYHEQRKAHGESA; encoded by the coding sequence GTGACGAAGGCGACCACTGCGGACGCTCGGGACATCCCCGAGGCGACCGTGGCGCGTCTGCCGGTGTACCTCCGGGCACTCAACGCGCTGGCCGACTCCGACGTCCGGAGCTGCTCCAGTGAGGAGCTCGCCACTGCGGCCGGCGTCAACAGCGCCAAGCTGCGCAAGGACCTCTCCTACCTGGGCTCCTACGGCACCCGCGGTGTCGGCTACGACGTCGACTACCTGCGCTACCAGATCGCCCGTGAGATCGGGGTCGAGCAGGACTGGCCCGTCGTCATCGTCGGCATTGGCAACCTGGGCCAGGCACTGGCCAACTTCTCCGGCTTCCGAAGCCGTGGCTTCCGCATCGTCGCCCTGCTCGACGCCGACCCGACGCTGCAGGACAAGGAGGTCGGCGGAGTGCCGGTGCTGCCCTTCACCGACCTCGACACCATCGCGGCCGAGCACAACGTGGCCATCGGTGTGATCTCCGTCCCGGCTCATGCGGCGCAGGACGTCGCCGATCGGATGGTCGCGGCCGGCATCAGCAGCATCCTCAACTTCGCCCCGACCGTGTTGTCGGTGCCCCCCGGTGTCGACGTACGGAAGGTCGACCTGTCCATCGAGCTGCAGATCCTCGCGTATCACGAGCAGCGGAAAGCGCACGGTGAAAGCGCATGA
- a CDS encoding histidine phosphatase family protein, producing the protein MTTPDTIVHLLRHGEVYNPDGILYGRRDGFHLSERGRAMAEHVAGAIKDRDITHMVSSPLERAQETAAPLAAARGLEVQIDERVIESANDFEGMVFKGPNNALKNPRIWPKLWNPARPSWGEPFKEITTRMLEAIGDARAAAEGHEAVIVSHQLPIWTVRLFVEGRSYIHNPRNRQCTLCSLTSFHFVGEEFQQVSYSEPVLNMIPVEQRDDPFSAGGQRP; encoded by the coding sequence ATGACGACGCCTGACACGATCGTCCACCTGCTCCGGCACGGTGAGGTCTACAACCCCGACGGCATCCTCTACGGACGCCGTGACGGCTTCCACCTCTCCGAGCGCGGTCGTGCGATGGCCGAGCACGTCGCCGGTGCGATCAAGGACCGCGACATCACGCACATGGTGTCCAGTCCGCTGGAGCGTGCGCAGGAGACCGCCGCGCCGCTCGCCGCCGCGCGAGGGCTCGAGGTCCAGATCGACGAGCGCGTCATCGAGTCGGCCAACGACTTCGAGGGCATGGTCTTCAAGGGTCCGAACAACGCGCTGAAGAACCCGCGGATCTGGCCCAAGCTGTGGAACCCCGCCCGACCGTCGTGGGGTGAGCCGTTCAAGGAGATCACCACCCGGATGCTCGAGGCGATCGGCGACGCGCGCGCGGCCGCCGAAGGCCACGAGGCGGTCATCGTCAGCCACCAGTTGCCGATCTGGACGGTGCGCCTCTTCGTCGAGGGACGCTCCTACATCCACAACCCGCGCAACCGGCAGTGCACGCTCTGCTCGCTCACGTCCTTCCACTTCGTCGGCGAGGAGTTCCAGCAGGTCTCCTACAGCGAGCCGGTGCTCAACATGATCCCCGTCGAGCAGCGCGACGACCCCTTCAGCGCCGGCGGTCAGCGCCCCTGA
- a CDS encoding TlpA disulfide reductase family protein, whose protein sequence is MQSRRLLVVPLLAILALVAGCSDLSGTQGGAYVTGDGQIKVWPTAKRGEPVDLTGDTLDGGTWSAKDNRGKPVVVNVWWSNCGPCRKEMPMLQAAAADLEGKATFIGVNTRDNSADNGISFERSIGVSYPSLYSPDGAALLALPGLPRALPSTVVLDADGRIAATVSGQLPSKLTLTELVGCIADDQASDDCKVKS, encoded by the coding sequence ATGCAATCTCGCCGGCTCCTCGTCGTACCTCTGCTCGCCATCCTCGCCCTGGTGGCGGGGTGCAGCGACCTGTCGGGCACGCAGGGCGGCGCCTACGTCACGGGCGACGGGCAGATCAAGGTCTGGCCGACGGCGAAGCGCGGCGAGCCTGTCGACCTCACCGGAGACACCCTCGACGGCGGCACCTGGAGTGCCAAGGACAACCGCGGCAAGCCGGTGGTGGTCAACGTGTGGTGGAGCAACTGTGGCCCCTGCCGCAAGGAGATGCCGATGCTCCAGGCCGCCGCCGCGGACCTCGAGGGCAAGGCGACCTTCATCGGCGTCAACACCCGTGACAACTCCGCCGACAACGGCATCTCCTTCGAGCGGTCGATCGGCGTCAGCTATCCGTCTCTCTACTCACCCGACGGTGCCGCGCTGCTCGCCCTGCCCGGCCTGCCGCGCGCCCTGCCCTCGACCGTCGTGCTGGACGCCGACGGCCGGATCGCGGCCACCGTCTCGGGTCAGTTGCCCTCCAAGCTCACGCTCACCGAGCTCGTCGGCTGTATCGCCGACGACCAGGCGAGCGACGACTGCAAGGTGAAGTCGTGA
- a CDS encoding HAD family hydrolase: MAAPRKDPKPLHRRSTLAGEASRAVSELEAALATPERADSAAFFDVDNTIMQGASIFHLAWGLYQRKFFTTREIAGAVWKQTYFRLVGVEDPEHIAEARNSALAFIAGHTVAELRAVGQEIFEERMADRIWPGTKALAQMHRDQGQRVWLVTAAPQEIADVIAARLGLTGAMGTQVESVDGVYTGRLVGDLLHGPEKAVAVAALAEAEGLDLSQCSAYSDSYNDLPMLSMVGDACAINPDHRLRAHARAQGWRIRDYRTGRKAARAGLLTGAVGGAVAGAVTAGIALRGRRH; encoded by the coding sequence GTGGCCGCACCACGCAAGGACCCCAAGCCGCTGCACCGGCGCTCGACGCTCGCCGGCGAGGCCTCGCGCGCGGTGAGCGAGCTGGAGGCCGCCCTCGCCACCCCCGAGCGTGCCGACTCCGCAGCCTTCTTCGACGTCGACAACACGATCATGCAGGGCGCCTCGATCTTCCACCTGGCGTGGGGGCTCTACCAGCGGAAGTTCTTCACCACGCGCGAGATCGCCGGCGCGGTCTGGAAGCAGACCTACTTCCGGCTCGTCGGCGTCGAGGATCCCGAGCACATCGCCGAGGCCCGCAACTCGGCGTTGGCCTTCATCGCCGGCCACACCGTCGCCGAGCTGCGGGCGGTGGGACAGGAGATCTTCGAGGAGCGGATGGCCGACCGGATCTGGCCCGGCACCAAGGCGCTGGCCCAGATGCACCGCGATCAGGGGCAGCGGGTCTGGCTGGTGACCGCGGCGCCGCAGGAGATCGCCGACGTGATCGCCGCCCGGCTCGGGCTCACCGGGGCCATGGGGACCCAGGTCGAGTCGGTCGACGGCGTCTACACCGGTCGGCTGGTCGGCGACCTTTTGCACGGGCCCGAGAAGGCGGTGGCCGTGGCGGCGCTCGCCGAGGCCGAGGGGCTCGACCTCTCCCAGTGCTCGGCGTACTCCGACTCCTACAACGACCTCCCCATGCTCTCCATGGTCGGCGACGCCTGCGCGATCAATCCGGACCATCGCCTCCGAGCGCACGCCCGAGCCCAGGGATGGCGGATCCGGGACTACCGGACCGGCCGCAAGGCAGCCCGTGCCGGCCTCCTGACCGGTGCCGTGGGCGGAGCGGTGGCGGGAGCCGTCACCGCCGGCATCGCGCTGCGTGGGCGACGCCACTGA
- a CDS encoding lytic transglycosylase domain-containing protein produces the protein MTTPNGIDEQTRAHRADGRTRIVSGRTKRIATLVPLAMLSAAWTISISTSGASTALADDQQNLPDGTQVPGKALLVPASLTTDSATAGVTGESAQQIISTASASEIPAAALAAYQRAETVINKADPSCHLPWQLLGAIGRVESNHGRAQGNTLSDTGTVTPGIFGLPLNGTAGTARIADTDAGQYDGDTAVDRAVGPMQFIPSTWSTVGVDADGDGKRDPQDINDAALAAAVYLCSGDEDLSTDAGQEAAVLRYNHSESYVMTVMSVYRDYLAGDFSAIPNYVLPASYFEPAPAAPKTQKTKKKATTLASAPPSGGVATKPTAPSTTDSSDEPSTPSTSDAPSTPSVKLPKPTLPALPSTGVDPLDKTLTKAQATVQCLADMGFDSVNDLLAANPLGSVKALATLNTCVAKLTS, from the coding sequence ATGACCACGCCGAACGGGATTGACGAGCAGACGCGCGCACACCGCGCGGACGGGCGCACACGGATCGTGTCGGGCCGCACCAAGCGGATCGCGACCCTCGTGCCGCTCGCCATGCTCTCCGCCGCTTGGACGATCTCGATCAGCACCTCGGGCGCCTCGACGGCGCTTGCCGACGACCAGCAGAACCTCCCGGACGGCACTCAGGTGCCCGGCAAGGCGCTCCTCGTCCCGGCCAGCCTCACCACCGACTCCGCCACGGCGGGCGTCACCGGGGAGAGCGCCCAGCAGATCATCTCCACTGCCTCGGCCTCCGAGATCCCCGCCGCTGCGCTCGCCGCCTACCAGCGTGCCGAGACCGTCATCAACAAGGCCGACCCCAGCTGCCACCTGCCGTGGCAGCTCCTCGGTGCGATCGGTCGTGTCGAGTCCAACCACGGCCGCGCCCAGGGCAACACCCTCAGTGACACCGGCACCGTGACCCCGGGCATCTTCGGCCTGCCGCTCAACGGCACCGCCGGCACAGCCCGCATCGCCGACACCGACGCCGGGCAGTACGACGGCGACACGGCCGTCGACCGCGCGGTCGGCCCGATGCAGTTCATCCCCTCGACGTGGTCGACGGTCGGTGTGGACGCTGACGGCGACGGCAAGCGCGACCCGCAGGACATCAACGACGCCGCCCTCGCGGCGGCCGTCTACCTCTGCTCCGGCGACGAGGACCTCTCCACCGACGCCGGCCAGGAGGCCGCGGTGCTGCGGTACAACCACTCCGAGTCGTACGTCATGACCGTCATGTCGGTCTACCGCGACTACCTCGCCGGCGACTTCAGCGCCATCCCGAACTACGTCCTCCCGGCCAGCTACTTCGAGCCCGCACCGGCCGCGCCGAAGACCCAGAAGACCAAGAAGAAGGCGACCACGCTCGCCTCGGCGCCGCCCAGCGGCGGTGTCGCGACGAAGCCGACCGCTCCGTCGACCACCGACTCGAGCGACGAGCCCTCGACGCCGTCCACCTCGGACGCGCCGTCGACGCCGTCGGTCAAGCTGCCGAAGCCGACGCTTCCCGCGCTGCCCTCCACGGGTGTGGACCCGCTCGACAAGACGCTGACCAAGGCACAGGCCACCGTGCAGTGCCTGGCCGACATGGGCTTCGACAGCGTCAACGACCTCCTGGCCGCGAACCCGCTGGGATCGGTGAAGGCGCTCGCCACCCTGAACACCTGCGTCGCCAAGCTCACCAGCTGA
- the hemB gene encoding porphobilinogen synthase, whose protein sequence is MSEIERPVIRPRRLRRTPALRRMVAETSVEARQLILPMFVAEGLDEPRPISSMPGVVQHSRDSARAAVADAAEAGIGGVMLFGVPTDEHKDAEGSQALDPSGILNVAIADAVAEVGDALTVMSDLCLDEFTSHGHCGVLTETSAGALVIDNDRTLELYAAMGLAQAEAGVHMVGPSGMMDGQVAVIRDALDGAGHQDVAILAYGAKYASAFYGPFREAVGSSLQGDRRTYQQDPANGLEGVREALLDVEQGADIVMVKPGLPYLDVLRQVKDAVDIPVAAYNISGEYSMVEAAAANGWIDREAAILETLTAFRRAGADMILTYWAVEAASLLAR, encoded by the coding sequence ATGAGCGAGATCGAGCGGCCCGTCATCCGTCCGCGTCGCCTGCGGCGGACGCCGGCGCTACGCCGGATGGTGGCCGAGACGTCGGTCGAGGCGCGGCAGCTGATCCTGCCGATGTTCGTCGCCGAGGGCCTCGATGAGCCCCGACCGATCTCCTCGATGCCCGGCGTCGTGCAGCACAGCCGGGACTCCGCCCGTGCCGCCGTCGCGGACGCTGCGGAGGCCGGCATCGGAGGCGTGATGCTCTTCGGTGTCCCCACCGACGAGCACAAGGACGCCGAGGGCTCCCAGGCGCTCGACCCGTCCGGCATCCTCAACGTGGCGATCGCCGACGCGGTCGCCGAGGTCGGCGATGCGCTCACGGTGATGAGCGACCTGTGCCTCGACGAGTTCACCTCGCACGGCCACTGCGGCGTCCTGACCGAGACGTCGGCCGGCGCCCTCGTCATCGACAACGACCGCACCCTCGAGCTCTACGCCGCCATGGGCCTGGCCCAGGCCGAGGCTGGCGTCCACATGGTCGGTCCGAGCGGGATGATGGACGGCCAGGTCGCCGTCATCCGCGACGCACTCGACGGAGCCGGCCACCAGGACGTCGCCATCCTCGCGTATGGCGCCAAGTACGCCTCCGCGTTCTACGGGCCGTTCCGCGAGGCGGTCGGCTCCTCCCTCCAGGGTGACCGTCGCACGTATCAGCAGGACCCCGCGAACGGCCTCGAGGGCGTCCGCGAGGCACTGCTCGACGTCGAACAGGGCGCCGACATCGTCATGGTGAAGCCGGGACTGCCCTACCTCGACGTGCTGCGCCAGGTGAAGGACGCCGTCGACATCCCCGTGGCGGCGTACAACATCTCCGGCGAGTACTCGATGGTCGAGGCGGCCGCGGCGAACGGCTGGATCGACCGCGAGGCCGCGATCCTCGAGACGCTGACCGCCTTCCGGCGGGCCGGTGCGGACATGATCCTCACCTACTGGGCCGTCGAAGCCGCTTCGCTTCTCGCGCGCTGA